From the genome of Prevotella herbatica, one region includes:
- a CDS encoding Y-family DNA polymerase — MIALVDCNSFFCSVEKAFHAGLNGKPVCVLSSNDGCIIALTPEAKAIGLHRGDPIYKVRDLVKYNNVAIFSTNMYLYAAMSRRVTNILRSFVNHVENYSIDESFCFLDGYDKQYDQEDYMRMVVEKVKLYTDIPVSVGVAQSRTLAKMGSKFAKNYKGYNSVCMIDTDEKRRKALSMMELSDVWGIGRRTLPKLEYYGVHTPLELADKKESWIKSRFSLPMVQTWKELNGISCIDTSEIAGKQSICTSRSFGEKVTDISSLRAAVANFAAGSANKLRGQHSVASAVTVFIMTSRFREDLRPYSNSLTVTLSVPTSDTIEITKAALQIVDDIYIKGICYKKAGVVLSDITNDTAIQQNLFDDIQNRPQRFKLMNTIDKLNHRYGIKSIRLAVEGEGKQNWHSKSEHRSGNYISDINEIMTIQI; from the coding sequence ATGATTGCACTGGTTGACTGTAATTCATTCTTCTGTTCTGTAGAGAAGGCTTTTCATGCCGGATTGAATGGTAAGCCGGTATGCGTGTTGTCATCTAATGATGGCTGCATTATCGCATTGACTCCAGAGGCTAAGGCGATAGGATTGCATCGTGGTGATCCTATATATAAGGTGCGCGATCTTGTGAAGTATAACAACGTTGCTATTTTTTCTACAAATATGTATCTGTATGCTGCGATGTCCAGAAGAGTAACAAATATTCTTCGCTCATTTGTTAACCATGTAGAGAATTATAGTATTGACGAGAGCTTCTGCTTTCTTGACGGTTACGATAAACAGTATGATCAGGAGGATTATATGAGAATGGTTGTCGAGAAAGTAAAACTATATACTGATATACCTGTATCGGTAGGGGTTGCTCAATCAAGGACTTTGGCAAAAATGGGCAGTAAGTTTGCGAAGAATTATAAGGGATATAATTCTGTATGCATGATAGACACAGACGAGAAACGACGTAAAGCCCTTTCAATGATGGAACTTTCTGACGTATGGGGAATAGGAAGGCGAACATTGCCTAAACTGGAATACTATGGAGTGCACACTCCATTGGAACTAGCAGACAAGAAAGAATCATGGATTAAAAGCAGGTTTAGTCTTCCTATGGTGCAGACGTGGAAGGAACTTAATGGAATTTCATGTATAGACACATCAGAGATTGCAGGTAAGCAATCAATATGTACGAGTAGGAGCTTTGGTGAAAAGGTGACCGACATTAGTTCGTTAAGAGCTGCAGTGGCGAATTTCGCAGCAGGCAGTGCAAACAAACTTCGTGGTCAACATTCTGTAGCCAGTGCAGTAACGGTGTTTATCATGACTAGTAGATTTCGGGAAGACTTGCGGCCGTATAGTAATTCACTTACAGTAACTTTGTCTGTTCCCACATCTGACACAATCGAGATAACAAAAGCCGCCCTGCAGATTGTTGATGACATCTATATAAAAGGCATCTGCTACAAGAAAGCTGGAGTCGTATTAAGTGATATAACAAACGATACCGCCATTCAGCAAAACCTTTTTGATGATATACAGAATCGCCCACAAAGATTTAAACTGATGAACACAATAGACAAACTTAATCACCGCTATGGAATTAAAAGCATTAGGCTGGCAGTGGAAGGCGAGGGGAAACAGAACTGGCATTCCAAAAGCGAACACCGAAGTGGCAACTATATATCAGACATAAACGAGATAATGACAATACAAATTTAA
- a CDS encoding LexA family protein, producing MNEEKKEKRGGRREGAGRPKGDNKLYAFRADRDVADFIDAHDNKTEFIRDCILQARQTSVEETKIDKLGEVIPANRVKPVNVPFFDVKIVAGFPIPLNNDEMAQDIELLKMLCPNPDSSYLIRVQGNSMIEAGVHDGDILIVDKSNRQPTEKQIAVCELNGEYTVKRVKEIAGKKWLVPANPEYPNIKLNENDSFSVWGVVTYIISKPKY from the coding sequence ATGAACGAAGAAAAGAAGGAGAAGCGTGGGGGCAGACGTGAAGGAGCCGGTAGACCGAAAGGCGATAACAAACTGTATGCGTTTCGGGCAGATAGAGATGTCGCCGATTTTATTGATGCACACGATAATAAAACCGAGTTTATACGTGACTGTATTTTGCAGGCTCGACAAACATCCGTTGAAGAAACGAAGATTGATAAACTAGGTGAGGTGATTCCTGCTAATAGGGTGAAGCCTGTTAATGTTCCTTTCTTTGATGTTAAGATTGTGGCAGGTTTTCCTATTCCTTTGAATAATGATGAAATGGCACAGGATATTGAACTGCTGAAAATGCTTTGTCCAAATCCTGATTCATCTTACTTGATTAGAGTGCAAGGAAATTCGATGATCGAAGCAGGAGTTCATGACGGCGATATTCTGATTGTTGACAAGAGCAACAGACAACCAACTGAAAAACAGATTGCGGTATGTGAACTGAATGGGGAATATACTGTGAAGCGTGTTAAGGAAATTGCTGGGAAGAAATGGTTAGTTCCTGCTAATCCTGAATATCCGAATATAAAGTTGAACGAAAATGATTCATTCAGCGTATGGGGCGTTGTTACTTATATCATAAGTAAACCGAAATATTAA
- a CDS encoding C10 family peptidase, with protein MNRHIYLIIFLLLATIHIHAQDVAPMIQTNWGQGNPYNSLCPLDCAGNRTLAGCGPVAMAQVLNYLGIKSNSAPELIRDCGISAFTRYGKDASSTSTMQGMNAMKKLFHCSPYMNIVKRNEYLGEEGKQEWNSLITNELRQGRPVIISGKSKKSGHLFILDGLKGSLVHINLGWNGHHDGYYPLDSLYQYSQKNVAIIDIGDSTYVPHVDTINVKQAGTLQSMMQNRPWRQIRHLSIVGSINDDDVRWLRTIAKYDKEQSSHLRTLDLSATDMTYLPDSAFTYCAGLTYVKLPEKLETIGRYAFKFGYGINQVDIPPTVKKIRLDAFALCSQLLDIKIPEGVSNILSCSFIGCSYLTNVKLPATIDTIGYSVFERCSRLENLYIPASATQIGVSITRNCPNVKIHIDAHNPKYEIVDGEICDRKTHKSLDKSYPIQKPMTKKPFLVVNGVYKSTYKIVKGKRVLVKRVRIN; from the coding sequence ATGAATAGACATATTTACCTTATTATCTTTTTACTGCTTGCAACCATCCATATACATGCTCAGGACGTAGCTCCAATGATACAGACAAACTGGGGACAAGGTAATCCCTATAATTCTCTGTGCCCTCTAGATTGTGCTGGTAATCGTACACTCGCTGGATGTGGACCTGTTGCAATGGCTCAGGTATTAAATTATCTTGGTATCAAAAGTAATTCAGCGCCGGAACTTATTCGGGATTGTGGTATCTCTGCTTTTACACGATACGGAAAGGATGCGAGTAGTACATCTACTATGCAGGGTATGAATGCCATGAAGAAGTTGTTTCATTGTAGCCCTTATATGAACATAGTAAAGCGCAATGAGTATCTTGGCGAAGAGGGAAAACAGGAGTGGAACAGTCTGATTACGAATGAACTCCGACAGGGTAGACCCGTTATCATTTCTGGTAAGTCGAAAAAGAGCGGGCATCTATTTATTCTGGATGGTTTGAAAGGTAGCCTAGTACATATAAATCTTGGTTGGAATGGACATCATGATGGTTACTATCCCCTGGATAGTCTCTATCAATATTCTCAAAAGAATGTAGCGATCATAGATATAGGTGACTCCACTTATGTGCCTCATGTAGATACTATCAATGTAAAACAGGCAGGAACACTACAGTCGATGATGCAGAATAGACCTTGGAGACAGATACGACATCTTTCTATCGTGGGCTCCATTAATGATGACGATGTACGTTGGCTAAGAACAATAGCGAAGTATGATAAAGAACAGTCTAGTCACCTTAGAACACTTGATCTCAGTGCCACTGATATGACTTATCTGCCTGACAGTGCATTTACTTACTGTGCGGGGCTCACTTACGTTAAACTGCCAGAAAAGTTGGAGACGATAGGCAGATATGCTTTTAAGTTTGGTTATGGTATCAATCAGGTAGACATACCGCCTACGGTTAAGAAAATCAGGTTGGATGCTTTTGCTCTTTGCTCTCAGCTGCTAGATATTAAAATACCAGAAGGTGTCTCAAATATATTGAGCTGTAGTTTTATTGGCTGCTCGTATCTTACGAACGTGAAACTTCCCGCTACAATTGATACCATCGGTTATTCTGTATTTGAAAGATGTTCTCGTCTTGAAAACTTGTATATTCCCGCATCAGCCACACAGATAGGAGTGTCTATCACGAGAAATTGCCCAAACGTCAAAATTCATATAGATGCTCATAATCCAAAATATGAGATCGTTGATGGAGAAATATGTGATAGAAAGACACATAAGTCTCTTGATAAAAGTTACCCAATACAGAAGCCTATGACTAAAAAACCTTTCTTAGTTGTTAATGGGGTATATAAAAGTACATATAAGATTGTAAAAGGTAAAAGGGTTCTGGTGAAGCGTGTGAGAATAAACTAA